Proteins from one Candidatus Margulisiibacteriota bacterium genomic window:
- a CDS encoding aminodeoxychorismate/anthranilate synthase component II: protein MILVIDNYDSFTYNLVQYLGELGADVRVFRNDEISLKEIARLKPERLLISPGPGEPRNAGISEAVILEFAGKMPILGVCLGHQAIGEVFGGKIVRAARIMHGKTSEIYHDGKGVFRGMPKPFTATRYHSLVVERKSLPSVLTVSAWTKEGEIMGLRHQKLKVEGVQFHPESILTSSGKRLLQNFLSL from the coding sequence ATGATTCTGGTCATCGATAACTACGACTCGTTCACCTACAATCTCGTCCAGTATCTGGGCGAACTCGGCGCCGACGTCCGGGTCTTCCGCAACGACGAGATCTCCCTGAAAGAGATCGCCCGGCTTAAACCGGAGCGGTTACTGATCTCCCCCGGTCCCGGCGAACCGCGGAACGCCGGCATCTCGGAAGCGGTCATTCTGGAATTTGCCGGCAAAATGCCGATCCTGGGCGTGTGCCTGGGCCACCAGGCGATCGGCGAAGTGTTCGGGGGAAAGATCGTCCGCGCCGCGCGGATCATGCACGGCAAGACTTCGGAGATCTACCATGACGGTAAGGGGGTCTTCCGGGGGATGCCCAAGCCTTTCACCGCCACCCGCTACCACTCGCTGGTCGTGGAAAGGAAAAGCTTGCCCAGCGTGCTAACGGTCTCCGCCTGGACCAAAGAGGGAGAGATCATGGGGCTGCGTCACCAGAAACTGAAGGTCGAAGGGGTCCAATTCCACCCGGAATCTATTTTGACTTCTTCGGGGAAGCGTCTTTTGCAGAACTTTTTGTCTCTTTAA
- a CDS encoding FmdB family zinc ribbon protein has product MPLYDYKCAKCGHVFEVLQKISAEPLRFCPQCKGAIKRLISPAGIIFKGPGFHVNDYGKKEVKETKSSAKDASPKKSK; this is encoded by the coding sequence ATGCCTCTCTATGATTACAAATGTGCCAAGTGCGGCCACGTCTTTGAAGTGCTGCAAAAAATATCCGCAGAACCGTTGAGGTTCTGTCCGCAATGCAAAGGGGCGATCAAGCGCCTGATCTCGCCGGCGGGGATCATCTTCAAAGGGCCGGGATTTCACGTCAACGACTACGGCAAGAAAGAAGTTAAAGAGACAAAAAGTTCTGCAAAAGACGCTTCCCCGAAGAAGTCAAAATAG
- the serS gene encoding serine--tRNA ligase codes for MLDPKYIRSKVDDVMAGLCNRGFDITVIESWLQSDEEWRKLTTHIEELKAKQNAASAKIAELKKNKQDAAPLLAEMKTLSASIKDRQEEQSRFENELNNILLNIPNVPQKSVPIGKSSKDNPVVREWGERTKFAFKPLAHDEVGKKLGWLDFDRAGKISGSRFVVYKGEGAALERALISLMLDLHTKEHGYTEVLTPVLVTPEAMKGTGQLPKFEEEMFKCRDDELYLIPTAEVSVTNLYSQEILPPGTLPIRHCCWTPCFRREAGSYGKDVKGLIRQHQFNKVELVKFVEPEKSSAELESLTHDAEMVLQKLNLPYRVVQLCTGDLGFSSAKTYDIEVWFPSENAYREISSCSNFESFQARRAGIRYRQEKDAKPEFVHTLNGSGLAVGRCLAAILENCQQADGTVNIPEALKRYL; via the coding sequence ATGCTGGACCCAAAATACATCCGCAGCAAGGTCGATGACGTGATGGCCGGGCTGTGCAACCGCGGTTTCGACATCACGGTGATCGAAAGCTGGCTGCAGAGCGATGAAGAGTGGCGCAAGCTCACCACCCACATTGAAGAGCTCAAAGCCAAACAAAACGCCGCCTCGGCCAAGATCGCCGAGCTGAAGAAGAACAAGCAGGATGCCGCGCCGCTCCTCGCCGAAATGAAAACGCTCTCGGCCAGCATTAAGGACCGGCAGGAGGAGCAGTCCCGGTTCGAGAACGAACTGAACAATATCCTGCTTAATATCCCCAACGTGCCGCAGAAGAGCGTGCCGATCGGCAAATCGAGCAAAGATAACCCGGTCGTCCGCGAGTGGGGCGAGCGGACGAAGTTCGCCTTTAAGCCGCTTGCCCATGACGAGGTCGGCAAGAAGCTCGGCTGGCTCGATTTTGACCGGGCCGGCAAGATCTCCGGCTCCCGCTTTGTCGTCTATAAAGGGGAGGGGGCGGCCCTGGAGCGCGCTTTGATCAGTTTGATGCTCGATCTGCACACCAAAGAACACGGTTACACCGAGGTTTTGACCCCGGTGCTGGTCACGCCCGAAGCGATGAAAGGGACAGGGCAGCTCCCCAAGTTCGAGGAAGAGATGTTCAAGTGCCGGGATGATGAACTGTATTTGATCCCGACCGCCGAAGTTTCGGTGACTAACCTATACAGCCAGGAGATACTGCCGCCGGGGACGCTGCCGATCAGGCATTGCTGCTGGACCCCGTGTTTCCGGCGCGAAGCCGGCTCGTACGGCAAGGACGTTAAGGGGCTTATCCGCCAGCACCAGTTCAATAAGGTCGAACTGGTCAAGTTCGTCGAGCCGGAGAAGTCCAGCGCTGAACTGGAAAGCTTGACCCATGACGCCGAAATGGTCCTGCAAAAGCTTAATCTCCCTTACCGGGTCGTCCAGCTTTGCACCGGCGACCTCGGTTTTTCCTCGGCGAAAACCTATGATATCGAGGTCTGGTTCCCGAGCGAGAACGCCTACCGGGAGATCTCGTCGTGCTCGAACTTCGAGTCGTTCCAGGCGAGGAGGGCGGGGATCCGTTACCGGCAGGAGAAAGACGCCAAACCGGAGTTCGTCCACACTTTAAACGGCTCCGGCCTGGCCGTGGGACGCTGTTTGGCCGCTATCTTAGAGAATTGCCAGCAAGCTGACGGGACGGTCAATATCCCGGAAGCGTTAAAGCGTTACCTCTAG
- a CDS encoding MFS transporter codes for MANTNLIQLLSYAALMASSIFIPLLAESFGAGPGTVGLIVGAYNGLFLCSSYLFGVLADKYGGRLILRAGLLFCAAVFAAQVLAHDIVSLFYLRALAGAGAGVFPAALAVYAYSEQRGKMGKFQGFGSLGWALGSIVAGLLAATSVIFALSAVCFAAAFCASLQLESEYPPPRPVKLVPWRLFWRNSRVYVPYFFRALGAQSIWAVFPLYLVMTGADKLWVGIAYFVNTFSQFLIMGRIERFHNLFLVNIGLLCTVMTFAGYALFPYLPVVLFLQVLLALSFSTLQVGSLQELMTRNQAEQSVAVGLLNSIINFTAVVGPFLAGWITQDFGFASLMWAGAGLAFLGLVTFTSVLE; via the coding sequence ATGGCGAACACGAACCTGATCCAGCTCCTCTCTTATGCCGCCCTGATGGCGTCGTCGATCTTTATCCCGCTCCTGGCCGAAAGTTTCGGCGCCGGACCGGGGACGGTCGGCCTGATCGTCGGCGCCTATAACGGTTTATTCCTCTGCTCTTCTTACCTGTTCGGCGTGTTGGCCGATAAATACGGCGGCCGGCTGATCCTGCGCGCCGGGCTGCTCTTTTGCGCGGCGGTCTTTGCCGCCCAGGTCCTGGCCCACGATATCGTTTCGCTCTTTTACCTCCGTGCGCTGGCCGGGGCGGGGGCGGGCGTTTTTCCGGCGGCGCTGGCGGTCTACGCTTATTCCGAACAGCGGGGGAAAATGGGGAAGTTTCAGGGATTCGGCTCGCTCGGCTGGGCGCTCGGCTCGATCGTGGCCGGTTTGCTTGCTGCGACCAGCGTGATCTTTGCGCTAAGCGCGGTCTGTTTCGCGGCCGCTTTTTGCGCTTCCCTTCAGCTGGAGAGCGAATATCCGCCGCCGCGGCCGGTCAAACTGGTGCCGTGGCGCTTGTTTTGGCGGAACAGCCGGGTCTATGTCCCGTATTTTTTCCGGGCGCTCGGGGCGCAATCGATCTGGGCGGTCTTTCCGCTGTATTTGGTCATGACCGGGGCCGACAAGCTCTGGGTCGGCATCGCTTATTTCGTCAACACCTTTTCCCAGTTCCTGATCATGGGGCGGATCGAGCGGTTCCATAACCTTTTCCTGGTCAATATCGGCCTGCTCTGCACGGTGATGACGTTCGCCGGCTACGCGCTTTTTCCCTACCTGCCGGTCGTCCTCTTTTTACAAGTATTACTGGCGCTCTCTTTTTCCACTTTGCAGGTCGGGTCATTGCAGGAGCTGATGACCCGGAACCAGGCCGAGCAATCGGTCGCCGTCGGCCTGCTTAATTCGATCATTAACTTTACCGCGGTGGTCGGCCCGTTCCTGGCCGGCTGGATCACCCAGGATTTCGGCTTTGCCAGTTTGATGTGGGCGGGGGCCGGGTTGGCGTTTCTCGGTTTAGTTACTTTCACTTCCGTGTTAGAATAA
- the cysS gene encoding cysteine--tRNA ligase, with the protein MALKVYNTLTRRKEEFQPLQPPAVGMYVCGITPYDETHLGHARAYVTFDVIKRYLEYSGYQVKHIQNITDIDDKIIAKAKEQGVGVSEIAGKYTASFYEVMDRLNVRRATEYPKATENIDGMIKWIAGLMEKGYAYQLDDGVYFEVDKFEAYGKLSGKKKEDQESGARVEVKGAKKNPLDFALWKKAKPGEPSWPSPWGEGRPGWHIECSVMSTKYLGEQFDIHGGGLDLEFPHHENETAQTEALTGKSPWVKYWLHNGFVNVNKQKMSKSLGNFFTLKDIFKKYDPMVIRFFLLMTHYRSPINYSNAEIDSVKEGFERIRGFIQNLDFLAANTQEEAPEIELEDLDEELMPYREKFKAAMDDDFNTAGALAAVFDLIKFCRKALDEGEAEKECLALMKTSVVELCDILGLVVAPLAISGGEKAVDIKNLVAERETARKQKNYQRADEIRQQLTELGIEIEDTPYGTKWRTRT; encoded by the coding sequence ATGGCGCTTAAGGTCTACAATACTCTCACCCGCCGGAAAGAGGAGTTCCAGCCGCTGCAGCCTCCCGCGGTCGGCATGTACGTCTGCGGCATTACCCCCTACGACGAGACGCATCTTGGCCACGCCCGGGCGTACGTGACATTCGATGTCATTAAGCGCTATCTGGAATACTCCGGGTATCAGGTCAAACATATCCAGAATATCACCGATATCGATGACAAGATCATCGCGAAGGCGAAGGAGCAGGGGGTAGGGGTTAGCGAGATCGCGGGGAAATATACCGCTTCGTTCTACGAAGTGATGGACCGACTGAACGTGCGGCGGGCGACGGAGTACCCGAAAGCGACGGAGAATATCGACGGCATGATCAAATGGATCGCCGGCCTGATGGAAAAGGGCTACGCTTACCAGTTGGACGACGGCGTTTACTTTGAAGTCGATAAATTCGAGGCTTACGGGAAATTGTCTGGTAAGAAAAAAGAAGATCAGGAATCGGGCGCCCGGGTCGAGGTTAAAGGGGCGAAGAAGAATCCCTTGGACTTCGCGTTATGGAAAAAAGCCAAACCGGGCGAGCCGTCTTGGCCGAGCCCGTGGGGAGAGGGTCGTCCCGGCTGGCACATCGAATGTTCGGTGATGTCGACCAAATATCTCGGCGAGCAGTTCGACATCCACGGCGGCGGACTCGATCTCGAATTCCCGCACCACGAGAACGAGACGGCGCAGACCGAAGCGCTGACCGGCAAGTCCCCCTGGGTCAAATACTGGCTCCACAACGGTTTTGTCAACGTCAACAAGCAGAAGATGAGCAAGTCGCTCGGCAACTTTTTCACGCTCAAGGACATCTTCAAGAAATACGACCCGATGGTCATCCGCTTTTTCCTGCTGATGACCCACTACCGGAGCCCGATCAATTACTCCAACGCCGAGATCGACAGCGTTAAAGAAGGCTTTGAGCGGATCCGCGGTTTTATCCAAAACCTGGACTTCCTGGCGGCGAATACCCAGGAAGAGGCGCCGGAGATCGAGCTGGAAGACCTGGACGAAGAGTTAATGCCTTACCGGGAAAAGTTTAAGGCGGCGATGGATGATGATTTTAACACTGCCGGGGCGTTGGCCGCCGTGTTCGACCTGATCAAGTTCTGCCGCAAGGCCCTGGATGAAGGGGAAGCGGAAAAAGAGTGTCTGGCGTTGATGAAAACTTCGGTCGTCGAGCTGTGTGACATCCTTGGCTTAGTTGTGGCGCCCTTGGCCATTAGCGGCGGAGAGAAAGCCGTAGATATCAAAAACCTGGTGGCGGAGCGCGAGACGGCCCGCAAGCAGAAGAACTACCAGCGGGCCGACGAGATCAGGCAGCAGCTGACGGAGCTGGGGATCGAGATCGAAGACACGCCGTACGGGACCAAATGGCGAACACGAACCTGA
- the cysE gene encoding serine O-acetyltransferase, giving the protein MFDDIKVIFEKDPAARNLEVLLYQGLWAIWVHRLTHLLYRWHIPFFPRLISQIMRLLTQIEIHPGATIGRRFFIDHGNGTVIGETTVIGNDVMIYQGVSLAGTGKEKGKRHPTIGNNVVIGAGAIVLGNIKVGDNARIGAGAVVTKEVPPDTTVVGNPAWILKQEGRRLDPLEHGALPDPVHRALDELNTRLKALEEKLK; this is encoded by the coding sequence ATGTTTGACGATATCAAAGTAATATTTGAAAAAGACCCGGCGGCCAGGAACCTTGAGGTCCTGCTTTACCAGGGGCTGTGGGCGATCTGGGTCCACCGGCTAACCCATCTCCTTTACCGCTGGCACATCCCGTTCTTTCCCCGTTTGATCTCGCAGATCATGCGGCTCTTGACCCAGATCGAGATCCACCCCGGCGCGACCATCGGCCGGCGCTTTTTTATCGACCACGGCAACGGCACGGTGATCGGCGAGACGACGGTCATCGGCAACGACGTGATGATCTACCAGGGGGTTTCCCTGGCCGGGACCGGCAAGGAAAAGGGGAAAAGGCATCCGACGATCGGCAACAACGTAGTGATCGGCGCGGGGGCGATCGTGCTGGGGAACATCAAGGTCGGCGACAATGCCCGGATCGGCGCCGGCGCCGTGGTGACCAAGGAAGTGCCGCCCGATACGACCGTGGTCGGCAACCCGGCCTGGATCCTGAAGCAGGAAGGGCGGCGGCTCGATCCGCTGGAGCACGGCGCATTGCCGGACCCGGTCCACCGGGCGCTTGACGAACTGAACACCCGCCTCAAGGCACTGGAAGAAAAGCTGAAGTAA
- a CDS encoding DUF2148 domain-containing protein: MSGQEPAFRAAAVARVAEELALAARTAPKGRGLDLLEVLVLTGADIAKLSAQMQAIGEREKHQTFLRDSENIKGAQAILLIGTKQKVVGLRYCSFCGYPSCDEAERAGAVCALNSVDLGIAVGSAVSVAADHRIDNRVMYTVGKAAVEMKLLGPEVAIALGIPLSVSSKNPFFDRK, encoded by the coding sequence ATGAGCGGGCAGGAGCCGGCGTTCCGCGCGGCCGCGGTCGCCCGGGTGGCCGAGGAGCTGGCGCTGGCGGCCAGGACGGCTCCGAAAGGGCGCGGCTTGGACCTGCTGGAGGTACTGGTCCTGACCGGTGCCGATATTGCCAAGCTGTCGGCCCAGATGCAGGCGATCGGCGAGCGGGAGAAACACCAGACCTTCCTGCGCGACAGTGAGAACATCAAAGGCGCCCAAGCGATACTGCTGATCGGGACGAAGCAGAAAGTCGTCGGGCTGCGCTATTGCTCATTCTGCGGTTACCCCTCGTGCGACGAAGCGGAGCGGGCCGGCGCGGTTTGCGCTTTAAATTCCGTCGACCTGGGGATCGCGGTCGGTTCGGCGGTCTCGGTCGCGGCCGACCACCGGATCGATAACCGGGTGATGTACACCGTCGGTAAAGCGGCGGTCGAAATGAAACTGCTCGGTCCCGAAGTCGCCATCGCCTTGGGAATACCGCTGTCCGTTTCGAGCAAGAACCCATTTTTTGACAGGAAGTGA
- a CDS encoding potassium channel family protein translates to MENKKLDIVKFQMNPLRRLIVPGLLLLAIVIVGISGYMVLEGWNFLDALYMIVITLSTVGFREVHELNAAGRILTMVIIITGVSTALYAAGQIIEIILEGQIIGYRRKKKMENMIREMKDHFIICGFGRVGHQIAQELSDARVPCVVIDTKAEVALELEPQGIPHLLGDITSDAILKEAGIMQAKGLIASADSDTANVFVTLSARVLNPDLYIIARAGYPDAEEKLKKAGANRVISPYLTAGKHIADIAIKHRRDGIK, encoded by the coding sequence ATGGAAAACAAAAAACTCGATATCGTGAAGTTCCAGATGAACCCGCTCCGGCGGCTGATCGTGCCGGGCTTGCTGCTCCTGGCGATCGTGATCGTCGGCATCAGCGGGTACATGGTGCTGGAAGGGTGGAATTTCCTCGACGCGCTCTACATGATCGTCATTACGCTCTCGACGGTCGGTTTCCGCGAAGTACACGAGCTCAACGCGGCCGGGCGGATCTTAACGATGGTGATCATCATCACCGGGGTCAGCACCGCGCTGTACGCCGCCGGCCAGATCATCGAAATTATCCTGGAAGGGCAGATCATCGGTTACAGGAGGAAAAAGAAAATGGAGAACATGATCAGGGAGATGAAGGACCATTTTATAATCTGCGGCTTCGGCCGGGTAGGGCACCAGATCGCCCAAGAGCTGAGCGACGCGCGCGTTCCCTGCGTCGTGATCGACACCAAGGCGGAAGTCGCGCTGGAACTGGAGCCGCAAGGCATTCCCCACCTGCTCGGCGACATCACCTCGGACGCGATCCTCAAGGAAGCCGGGATCATGCAGGCCAAGGGGCTGATCGCTTCGGCCGATTCCGACACCGCCAACGTCTTTGTGACGCTTTCCGCCCGCGTCCTGAACCCTGATCTGTATATTATTGCCCGGGCCGGGTATCCCGACGCGGAAGAAAAATTGAAGAAAGCGGGAGCGAACCGGGTGATCTCGCCTTACCTGACGGCCGGCAAACATATTGCCGATATCGCCATCAAGCACCGGCGGGACGGCATAAAATGA
- a CDS encoding class I SAM-dependent methyltransferase, whose amino-acid sequence MDHQAQIDYYEDLLAKHGDSPQALDWNSRESQRLRYHVLKELFVYGKKGSGVSVLDVGCGFGDLFGFFKAEGLLNRHKISYTGYDISPKILDVGRKKYPDARFALKDILADRQVPQFDYVFCSGALNIRTAGREEHLEFVKEMIFRMYDLAKHGAALNFLGEGMMPIADPGDLNSGRYFFFSPELILSYVRFVCGRYVLRHDYHAGDFTVYMLK is encoded by the coding sequence ATGGACCACCAGGCGCAGATCGATTATTACGAGGACCTCTTGGCGAAGCACGGCGACAGCCCTCAGGCCCTCGACTGGAACTCGCGGGAAAGCCAGCGGCTCCGCTACCATGTCTTGAAAGAGCTTTTCGTTTACGGCAAAAAAGGGTCCGGGGTCTCGGTCCTGGACGTCGGCTGCGGGTTTGGCGACCTCTTCGGCTTTTTTAAAGCGGAAGGATTGCTGAACCGGCATAAAATCAGCTATACAGGCTACGATATTTCGCCTAAAATACTGGATGTAGGCAGGAAAAAGTACCCGGACGCCCGGTTCGCGCTCAAAGACATCCTGGCCGACCGGCAGGTGCCGCAGTTCGATTACGTTTTCTGTTCGGGCGCGCTGAACATCCGGACGGCCGGGCGGGAAGAGCATCTGGAGTTCGTCAAGGAGATGATCTTCCGGATGTACGACCTGGCCAAGCACGGGGCGGCGCTCAATTTTCTGGGAGAAGGGATGATGCCGATCGCCGACCCGGGCGACCTGAATTCCGGGCGCTATTTCTTTTTCAGCCCGGAGCTGATCCTGAGCTATGTCCGGTTCGTGTGCGGCCGTTACGTTTTGCGGCACGATTACCATGCCGGCGACTTTACGGTCTATATGTTGAAATAA
- a CDS encoding aspartate-semialdehyde dehydrogenase → MAKKYNVCVLGATGMVGKEMMKVLEQRNFPVNKFLPLASERTAGSKVTFQGREYTVELAEPGSFEGMEIGLFSAGAKPSAALAPEAAKRGCIVIDNTSHFRLDPSVPLIVPEVNGHAIKQHKGIIANPNCSTAQMVLPLKPIYDAVGIERLVISTYQATSGWGKEAIAEMYEQTRLVLDDPNAKVPVKYLPKRIAFNVIPQIDAFTDNGYTKEELKMVNETRKILEDESIKITATTVRVPVAIGHSESVNIQTKKKITAQQVRELIGKFPTVTVVDDPKNGGYPTPIDCVGKDDTFVGRIREDISIPNGIEMWIVADNLRRGAALNAVLIAERMIADGLI, encoded by the coding sequence ATGGCAAAAAAATATAACGTCTGCGTTTTGGGCGCGACCGGGATGGTCGGCAAAGAGATGATGAAGGTCCTGGAACAGCGGAATTTCCCGGTCAATAAGTTCCTGCCGCTTGCCTCCGAACGGACGGCCGGGAGCAAAGTGACTTTCCAGGGGCGGGAATATACCGTGGAACTGGCCGAGCCGGGCTCGTTCGAGGGGATGGAGATCGGCCTGTTCTCCGCCGGCGCCAAGCCGTCGGCCGCGCTGGCCCCGGAGGCGGCCAAACGGGGCTGCATCGTGATCGACAACACCAGCCATTTCCGGCTGGACCCCAGCGTGCCGCTGATCGTGCCGGAAGTGAACGGCCACGCCATTAAGCAGCACAAGGGGATCATCGCCAACCCGAACTGCTCAACCGCCCAGATGGTTTTGCCGCTCAAGCCGATCTACGACGCCGTCGGGATCGAACGCCTGGTCATTTCGACCTACCAGGCGACCTCGGGGTGGGGGAAAGAGGCGATCGCGGAGATGTACGAGCAGACCAGGCTCGTGCTGGACGACCCGAACGCCAAAGTGCCGGTCAAGTACCTGCCAAAACGGATCGCCTTCAACGTGATCCCGCAGATCGACGCGTTCACCGATAACGGCTACACCAAGGAAGAACTGAAGATGGTCAACGAAACGCGGAAGATCCTGGAGGATGAGTCCATCAAGATCACGGCGACCACCGTGCGGGTGCCGGTCGCGATCGGCCACAGCGAGTCCGTGAACATCCAGACCAAAAAGAAGATCACCGCGCAGCAGGTCCGCGAGCTTATCGGCAAGTTCCCGACCGTTACCGTAGTGGACGACCCTAAGAACGGCGGCTATCCGACTCCGATCGATTGCGTCGGCAAAGACGACACCTTCGTCGGCCGGATCCGCGAGGATATCTCCATCCCGAACGGGATCGAAATGTGGATCGTGGCCGATAATCTGCGCCGGGGTGCCGCGCTCAACGCGGTGCTGATCGCCGAGCGGATGATCGCGGACGGACTTATTTAG
- the dnaX gene encoding DNA polymerase III subunit gamma/tau produces MSYVSLYRKWRSQNFAEIVGQPVIVQTLQNAIKLDRIAHAYLFAGPRGTGKTSTARIFAKALNCKKGPTPTPCGECENCAKIKSGQAADVIEIDAASNRGIDEIRELRERVRYAPLEGRYKVYIIDEVHMLTPEAFNALLKTLEEPPAHTLFILATTELQKVPLTIASRCQRLDFGRIKMPEIVAQLKKIAQSEKFQIEDQALELIARSAEGAMRDAISLLDQLVSFSGDKITYDDVVTLLGTADEALLFGFADAVAANDPAAVLDLVRRGMEEGRSMQQVTRELVFHFRNLMHVKAGAGDALELTADQRQRLAEQAQKFSAERVKEVLRALSRAELDMKWHPYGRLVLEVALLELLGERPVVAEVKRVAESNETRVATATEQRSPTDGSLASIKEHWESILENMRKKSIYGFVSLHEGEPIELAASGKLVIGFRKGYSFHKERLEEQKNKQALEDSIREVVGHKIPVECIISDRPKTPTLSVKSVAEFFDGKVV; encoded by the coding sequence ATGAGCTACGTTTCCCTCTACCGCAAATGGCGGTCGCAAAACTTTGCCGAGATCGTCGGCCAGCCGGTGATCGTGCAGACGCTGCAGAACGCGATCAAGCTGGACCGGATCGCCCACGCCTACCTGTTCGCCGGCCCGCGCGGGACCGGCAAGACCTCCACCGCGCGGATCTTCGCCAAGGCGCTGAACTGCAAAAAGGGGCCGACGCCGACCCCGTGCGGCGAATGCGAGAACTGCGCCAAGATCAAGAGCGGGCAGGCGGCCGACGTGATCGAGATCGACGCCGCCAGCAACCGCGGGATCGACGAGATCCGGGAGCTGCGCGAGCGGGTCCGCTACGCGCCGCTGGAAGGCCGCTACAAGGTCTACATCATCGACGAGGTCCACATGCTGACGCCGGAGGCGTTCAACGCGCTGCTCAAGACGCTGGAAGAGCCGCCGGCGCATACCCTGTTCATCCTGGCGACCACCGAGCTGCAGAAAGTGCCGCTGACGATCGCCTCGCGCTGCCAGCGGCTCGACTTCGGCCGGATCAAGATGCCGGAGATCGTCGCCCAGCTTAAGAAGATCGCGCAGAGCGAAAAGTTCCAGATCGAGGACCAGGCGCTGGAGCTGATCGCCCGCTCGGCCGAAGGGGCGATGCGCGACGCGATCTCGCTGCTCGACCAGCTGGTCTCTTTTTCGGGCGACAAGATCACCTACGACGACGTGGTGACCCTGCTCGGCACGGCGGACGAGGCGCTGCTGTTCGGCTTTGCCGACGCGGTGGCGGCGAACGACCCGGCCGCAGTGCTCGACCTGGTCCGCCGCGGGATGGAAGAAGGCCGCTCGATGCAGCAGGTAACGCGCGAGCTGGTCTTCCATTTCCGCAATCTCATGCACGTCAAGGCCGGCGCCGGCGACGCGCTGGAGCTGACCGCCGACCAACGGCAGCGGCTGGCCGAACAAGCCCAAAAGTTCTCGGCGGAACGGGTCAAAGAGGTGCTGCGCGCGCTCTCCCGCGCCGAGCTCGACATGAAGTGGCATCCTTACGGGCGGCTGGTGCTGGAAGTAGCGCTGCTGGAGCTGCTCGGTGAGCGGCCTGTGGTAGCGGAAGTGAAGCGCGTTGCAGAGTCCAACGAAACGCGCGTTGCAACCGCAACCGAACAACGATCCCCAACAGACGGATCGCTGGCCTCGATCAAGGAGCATTGGGAGTCTATCTTAGAAAACATGCGCAAGAAAAGCATCTACGGTTTCGTTTCCCTCCATGAAGGAGAGCCGATCGAACTGGCGGCGAGCGGCAAGCTGGTGATCGGTTTCCGCAAAGGCTATTCCTTCCACAAGGAGCGGCTCGAAGAGCAAAAGAACAAGCAAGCGCTGGAAGACTCGATCCGGGAAGTGGTGGGACACAAGATCCCGGTCGAGTGTATAATTAGTGATCGGCCGAAAACGCCGACCCTGTCGGTCAAATCGGTCGCCGAGTTCTTTGACGGAAAGGTGGTCTAG